The DNA segment actttggatcaaataaatgcaggcttggagagcagaagagacttcttcttcaaaaaaaaaaaacaataaaaatcttactgttcaaaagcttttgactggtagtgtagcaaTGCATTTAATACAGCTGACTGATGAACACAAGCAACTCCTTAAAAGTATGAGCCTTGCATATAAACACACTTTAGTTTACACAAACGCGGTTCAAGAATTCTAGCGAGGGAACAGCTTCTATCGGCCTGTCGGAGCCGTTACGTAAGTATCCTCCGAGTGCTTGTGCACATTAAATGGCAATGAAAATCCCTCCAGACTTTATTACCTGAATATTGACGTACACTGACTCTGAATTAGAATTTAGTCTGTGTAGGCAgattcttttaacattttaaaccaGATTGTGGGAAGAGTTGTAAGGAACAATATCACCCACAACAATGTGGTACAACACAAGTCTTGTGAAACAGTGAGTCATCATATGTATCCAGTCAGATACTCACAAGACTTGATTTGTGGTTGCTCTGTGTATGCAGGTTTTAAAAAGGCTTCTTTGAAAAACCACAACACGTTTACAAGCCAGAGAAAGGGTAGGAAGGCGAAACCACCTGAGGAACAAATCagcaaaatgaaaacaacaacaaatgtacagaaaacacaatgcatcgTTGTATCATAATATCCCATTGTCACAACATACCTAAATAGTATCTTCTACACAGGCTTAGCTTTTCCTCATTTGGAATCCGTTCCAGGTTCATAATGGAGtttcctataaaaaaaaaaaacaaaaaaaaaaacacaggtatCCAACTGAACTGACCGATACACTGCAACACTGCTGCCATCTGCCTACGCAAAACAGTACTGTCATAATACAATGATTCACATGATTGCTACAGGGAAATTGGGATTAATGTAAAACATCATGCATTTAAACCGACATCACAGCTTTGTCACATAATCAAGgcagaaataaaattaagtcaATGACTGGAAAACAGTCTAAATGATCAGAGAAATAAGATGAAAATTCATCTAATCTACACCTTAGTCAAAACAGCATTACTGGACTGCGAGCGAACAATAATTGGTCGCTTACGGCAAACCGTCTGCTTTAAAACCTTACATTTTCGTTTGTTTTAGTAAAGGAGGGTGGATACCTTATTAGTCGAGCTCAAACGAGAAAACGGAGGGTTTAACACAACAAAGGCGAGGAGGAAACAACTTTTATGGTTCCGCTTCCTGATGAAAACTATGACGTGACGTCACTCCACGGCGGTGCATGATGGGTAATGGAGTTTTCAGGGACAGACGTTAAGAGCGTGAGACTGGTAGATATCATGGGTTGGGTTACATTTTACTCCAAATtcgaagtaaaataaaatgaaatggaaacaaataaataaaataagtaaataaaataattaaagaaaatgataaataaa comes from the Labeo rohita strain BAU-BD-2019 unplaced genomic scaffold, IGBB_LRoh.1.0 scaffold_1064, whole genome shotgun sequence genome and includes:
- the psenen gene encoding gamma-secretase subunit PEN-2; this encodes MNLERIPNEEKLSLCRRYYLGGFAFLPFLWLVNVLWFFKEAFLKPAYTEQPQIKSYVKKSALGLILWVAVLTTWITIFQHFRARWGEVGDYLSFTIPLGSA